The Miltoncostaea oceani genome includes a region encoding these proteins:
- a CDS encoding Asp23/Gls24 family envelope stress response protein, with amino-acid sequence MSDENPTAAFPEAPAASGGETWIADAIVAKVAATAAREVDGVEDLRGGGVRRGWVRASERRRGGASVRIDAGTATIALRLVVRDGVAIPGVVESVRARVVERVEFATGMTVARVDIGVVDVVPPPAEDAPAEASPAAAGTAHAGPDPSAAVPAGA; translated from the coding sequence ATGTCCGACGAGAACCCCACCGCCGCGTTCCCCGAGGCGCCGGCCGCGTCCGGCGGCGAGACCTGGATCGCCGACGCGATCGTGGCGAAGGTCGCCGCGACCGCGGCCCGCGAGGTCGACGGCGTCGAGGACCTCCGCGGCGGCGGCGTCCGCCGGGGATGGGTCCGCGCGTCGGAGCGCCGTCGTGGCGGGGCGTCCGTGAGGATCGACGCCGGCACCGCCACCATCGCGCTGCGCCTCGTGGTGCGCGACGGCGTCGCCATACCCGGCGTGGTCGAGTCGGTGCGCGCACGGGTGGTCGAGCGCGTCGAGTTCGCGACCGGCATGACCGTCGCCCGCGTCGACATCGGCGTCGTCGACGTGGTCCCGCCGCCCGCGGAGGACGCCCCCGCGGAGGCGTCGCCCGCCGCGGCCGGGACCGCGCATGCCGGTCCCGACCCGTCCGCGGCGGTCCCCGCCGGCGCCTGA
- a CDS encoding ATP-binding protein, which produces MLTIRVVGGIAAEVDGAPVDLGTATRARALLAWLALHPGMHARGDLAARLRPDVSDESARKSLRQAVWALRGALGEAADALVADRDRVGLSDDPSRVATDIATARAARDAGDLAGAVAVAGAGELLAGLDEEWVEAERARHREEVRGMLGALASAAAEAGDVPAAIAWARRRVADDPHSEIAARALIGLLARAGDRAGAVAAMDDLRTRLRRDLGIVPSAETREMVAEVRAGGPGATTGAGSSPTPLPAPLDRRGPFVGRADALAVLQAAWRDAASGATRIAVVAGEPGIGKTRLASALAAQVHGRGAAVLYGRSDEDAPVPHQPFVEALERHLRALPSAERDALIGRRRPDLARVLPAVEPDPAAVAPDDAGTGRYRAFEAVRGVLEGIAAGRPTLLVLDDLHWIDPAGLQMLRHLTRMTGGARLLVVGTYRDTEVGRAHPLAAALSDIRRDQPLVSVPLTGLDEGEVADLVGSHGGPVADAARLGRRARGNPLLLGELVRATADGGDAGAAVPERVVELVGQRVDRLGDDVAATLETAALLGTEFPLDLLEELHGPAALAAVERAREAGLVAEADPATGRHAFGHALVAEALADRLSPPLRRRRHRRIAEVVVPRAERDPDTHAAEAARHLQAALPDADPEAAVRWSMAAAARARALLADNEAAAHLARALAALPAGDPRRAGMLVALGDATGRAGDRAASRAAFAEAGDLARAAGDAPLEARAALGRGGLGTVIGPCDPGVAGALEGALASVGGTDPDLRARLLGRLAIELYYADRPRADALSAEAVAVARRTGDPGALAAALNARRVAIWDIDHAEERLAVATEMTAAATRAGDAATALQGRAWRVVDLMELARLDEVRAEVEAYGAGADALGLPHYRWWTPLWRGTLALLEGDRDAAARLGAEALALGRRADDPNVRLHVLIQEVQALIDTGRFDGFDRDFVDRGVADSPAAWAWKTWLAWVEAGLGHRAEAEALVDDLARDDFAAVRLDANWHAVGDLAEALAVLGPAQAARAARLRRMLAPYAGLVGVVGRAAACYGPLDHHLGLLATVEGDHAGAVCHFEEALRICGRIGAVPRSAQVRARLAEARAALSR; this is translated from the coding sequence GTGCTCACCATCCGCGTGGTCGGCGGGATCGCCGCCGAGGTGGACGGGGCGCCCGTCGACCTCGGGACGGCGACCCGCGCCCGGGCGCTCCTCGCGTGGCTGGCGCTGCACCCCGGGATGCACGCCCGGGGCGACCTCGCCGCGCGCCTGCGCCCCGACGTGTCCGACGAGAGCGCCCGCAAGAGCCTGCGCCAGGCGGTCTGGGCGCTCCGCGGCGCGCTCGGGGAGGCGGCCGACGCGCTCGTCGCCGACCGCGACCGCGTCGGGTTGAGCGACGACCCGTCCCGTGTCGCGACCGACATCGCGACCGCCCGCGCCGCCCGGGACGCCGGCGACCTGGCGGGCGCCGTCGCGGTCGCCGGCGCGGGGGAGCTGCTGGCGGGGCTCGACGAGGAGTGGGTCGAGGCGGAGCGCGCCCGCCATCGCGAGGAGGTGCGGGGGATGCTCGGGGCGCTCGCGTCGGCGGCCGCCGAGGCCGGGGACGTGCCCGCCGCGATCGCCTGGGCACGACGGCGCGTCGCCGACGACCCCCACAGCGAGATCGCCGCGCGTGCCCTGATCGGCCTGCTCGCCCGGGCGGGGGACCGGGCCGGCGCCGTCGCGGCGATGGACGACCTGCGGACCCGGCTGCGGCGCGACCTCGGCATCGTGCCGTCGGCCGAGACCCGCGAGATGGTCGCCGAGGTGCGGGCCGGCGGCCCCGGCGCGACCACCGGGGCGGGGTCGTCGCCGACGCCCCTCCCCGCCCCGCTCGACCGACGTGGGCCGTTCGTCGGCCGCGCCGATGCGCTCGCCGTCCTGCAGGCGGCCTGGCGGGACGCGGCCTCGGGCGCGACGCGGATCGCGGTCGTCGCGGGCGAGCCCGGGATCGGCAAGACCCGGCTGGCGTCGGCCCTCGCGGCGCAGGTGCACGGCAGGGGCGCCGCCGTGCTCTACGGACGGTCCGACGAGGACGCCCCCGTCCCCCACCAGCCGTTCGTCGAGGCGCTGGAGCGGCACCTGCGCGCCCTGCCCTCCGCCGAGCGCGACGCGCTGATCGGGCGGCGGCGCCCCGACCTCGCCCGGGTGCTGCCGGCCGTCGAGCCCGACCCGGCCGCCGTCGCGCCCGACGACGCCGGCACGGGCCGGTACCGCGCCTTCGAGGCCGTCCGCGGGGTGCTGGAGGGGATCGCCGCGGGACGGCCGACGCTGCTGGTGCTCGACGACCTCCACTGGATCGACCCCGCCGGGCTCCAGATGCTGCGCCACCTGACCCGCATGACCGGCGGGGCCCGGCTGCTCGTGGTCGGCACGTACCGCGACACCGAGGTGGGCCGCGCGCACCCCCTGGCGGCGGCGTTGTCGGACATCCGCCGCGACCAGCCCCTGGTGTCGGTGCCGCTCACGGGCCTCGACGAGGGGGAGGTCGCCGACCTCGTCGGGTCGCACGGCGGGCCCGTCGCCGACGCGGCGCGACTCGGGCGCCGCGCCCGCGGCAACCCCCTGCTACTCGGCGAGCTGGTGCGCGCGACGGCGGACGGCGGCGACGCGGGAGCGGCGGTCCCCGAGCGCGTCGTCGAGCTGGTCGGGCAACGCGTCGACCGGCTCGGCGACGACGTCGCGGCGACGCTCGAGACCGCCGCGCTCCTCGGGACCGAGTTCCCCCTGGACCTGCTGGAGGAGCTGCACGGGCCGGCGGCCCTCGCGGCGGTCGAGCGGGCGCGGGAGGCGGGCCTCGTGGCCGAGGCGGACCCCGCGACGGGGCGGCACGCGTTCGGCCACGCGCTGGTGGCGGAGGCGCTCGCCGACCGGCTGTCGCCGCCGCTCCGCCGCCGCCGCCACCGGCGGATCGCCGAGGTGGTGGTGCCCCGCGCCGAGCGCGACCCCGACACCCACGCGGCCGAGGCCGCCCGCCACCTGCAGGCGGCACTGCCGGACGCCGACCCCGAGGCGGCGGTCCGGTGGTCGATGGCGGCGGCGGCGCGGGCGCGGGCGCTGCTCGCCGACAACGAGGCCGCCGCGCACCTCGCGCGGGCGCTCGCCGCCCTGCCGGCCGGCGACCCCCGGCGGGCGGGGATGCTGGTGGCCCTCGGCGACGCGACCGGCCGCGCCGGCGACCGGGCGGCGTCGCGTGCCGCGTTCGCCGAGGCCGGGGACCTGGCGCGCGCCGCGGGGGACGCGCCGCTCGAGGCCCGCGCCGCCCTCGGCCGCGGGGGCCTCGGGACCGTGATCGGCCCGTGCGACCCCGGGGTCGCCGGCGCGCTCGAGGGCGCCCTCGCGTCCGTCGGCGGCACCGACCCGGACCTGCGGGCCCGCCTGCTCGGCCGGCTGGCGATCGAGCTCTACTACGCGGACCGCCCCCGGGCCGACGCCCTCAGCGCCGAGGCGGTGGCGGTGGCGCGCCGGACCGGCGACCCGGGGGCCCTGGCGGCGGCCCTCAACGCCCGGCGGGTGGCGATCTGGGACATCGACCACGCCGAGGAGCGCCTCGCGGTCGCCACGGAGATGACCGCGGCCGCGACCCGCGCGGGCGACGCGGCGACGGCGCTGCAGGGCCGGGCCTGGCGCGTGGTGGACCTGATGGAGCTCGCGCGGCTCGACGAGGTGCGCGCCGAGGTGGAGGCGTACGGCGCCGGCGCGGACGCCCTCGGCCTCCCCCACTACCGCTGGTGGACGCCGCTGTGGCGCGGGACCCTCGCCCTGCTCGAGGGGGACCGGGACGCCGCCGCCCGGCTCGGCGCGGAGGCCCTCGCCCTCGGGCGTCGCGCCGACGACCCCAACGTCCGGCTCCACGTGCTGATCCAGGAGGTCCAGGCCCTCATCGACACGGGCCGCTTCGACGGGTTCGACCGCGACTTCGTGGACCGCGGGGTCGCCGACTCCCCCGCGGCGTGGGCGTGGAAGACCTGGCTGGCGTGGGTCGAGGCGGGCCTCGGACACCGGGCGGAGGCGGAGGCGCTGGTCGACGACCTCGCGCGCGACGACTTCGCGGCCGTCCGCCTCGACGCGAACTGGCACGCCGTGGGCGACCTGGCGGAGGCCCTCGCGGTGCTCGGCCCCGCGCAGGCGGCGCGGGCCGCGCGGCTGCGGCGGATGCTCGCCCCCTACGCCGGCCTGGTCGGCGTCGTCGGCCGCGCCGCCGCCTGCTACGGACCGCTCGACCACCACCTCGGCCTGCTCGCCACCGTCGAGGGCGACCACGCCGGGGCGGTCTGCCACTTCGAGGAGGCCCTGCGGATCTGCGGGCGGATCGGGGCCGTGCCCCGATCCGCCCAGGTGCGCGCGCGCCTCGCGGAGGCGCGCGCGGCGCTCAGCCGGTGA
- a CDS encoding DUF7507 domain-containing protein has protein sequence MIAPLRPNLRRIATAALLAVAALAMLPVAANAATPAKVRLVDVDPSYSKITVTGTDGATHSTSPGLLRLRVTPSGGTAVDRAGFCVDLKHAIGEGRDYDVRIATAADLPALTSPRHAEAAWLIEQAPALIAAQPAASRALEAGALQVAVWQLVGEARETNPTGDAALNARVAAIRVLAAGRAVGGPLTVTPDMPRGCAGRSVVRLRITGVPGSSATVSATGASAVLSATQVRFAADGVATVSLSSATKGVVTVTTRATGGTLTRLVRASSGQTTPQETMVLNPATPYVATTTVTFEDCPVIPLEGGNPTTPTTPTTPGTPTTPTTPDTGSYDTPVAPFESPSSNPTIPTPATPSETTPHHPTQTGPRLRVRKTGPARATAGRTIGYTIRVTNTGATVARGLTVTDQLPAGMSLAAVPAGASLRGGRVVWTVASLAAGATRTLTLKVRLDADITGRRCNTATASTPGVRRAASTTCTMVRAIPRTLLPAVTG, from the coding sequence ATGATCGCCCCGCTCCGCCCGAACCTCCGCCGGATCGCCACCGCGGCGCTGCTCGCCGTCGCGGCGCTGGCCATGCTGCCCGTCGCCGCGAACGCCGCGACCCCCGCGAAGGTGCGGCTGGTCGACGTCGACCCGTCCTACTCCAAGATCACCGTCACCGGGACCGACGGCGCCACGCACTCGACGTCGCCGGGCCTGCTGCGGCTCCGCGTCACCCCCTCGGGCGGGACCGCGGTCGACCGCGCGGGCTTCTGCGTCGACCTGAAGCACGCCATCGGCGAGGGCCGGGACTACGACGTCCGCATCGCGACGGCCGCCGACCTCCCGGCCCTGACGTCGCCCCGGCACGCCGAGGCCGCCTGGCTCATCGAGCAGGCCCCCGCGCTGATCGCCGCCCAGCCGGCGGCGTCCCGCGCCCTCGAGGCCGGTGCGCTCCAGGTCGCGGTGTGGCAGCTGGTGGGCGAGGCCCGCGAGACGAACCCGACGGGTGACGCCGCCCTCAACGCCCGCGTCGCCGCGATCCGCGTCCTGGCCGCCGGCCGGGCCGTGGGCGGCCCGCTCACCGTGACCCCGGACATGCCGCGCGGCTGCGCGGGCCGGAGCGTGGTGCGCCTCCGCATCACCGGCGTCCCCGGGAGCTCCGCGACGGTGTCCGCGACCGGCGCGTCCGCGGTGCTGAGCGCCACCCAGGTGCGGTTCGCCGCCGACGGCGTCGCCACCGTCTCCCTGTCGTCCGCGACGAAGGGCGTCGTGACGGTCACGACCCGCGCCACCGGCGGCACCCTCACCCGCCTCGTCCGGGCCTCGTCGGGTCAGACGACCCCGCAGGAGACGATGGTGCTGAACCCGGCGACGCCGTACGTCGCGACGACCACCGTCACCTTCGAGGACTGCCCGGTGATCCCGCTGGAGGGCGGCAACCCGACTACCCCGACGACCCCGACCACGCCCGGCACCCCGACGACGCCGACGACGCCGGACACCGGTTCGTACGACACGCCCGTCGCGCCGTTCGAGAGCCCGTCGTCGAACCCGACCATCCCGACGCCGGCGACGCCGAGCGAGACGACCCCGCACCACCCGACCCAGACCGGGCCCCGGCTGCGCGTCCGCAAGACCGGCCCGGCGCGGGCGACCGCGGGCCGGACGATCGGCTACACCATCCGCGTCACCAACACGGGCGCCACCGTGGCGCGCGGCCTGACCGTCACCGACCAGCTCCCCGCGGGCATGTCCCTGGCGGCCGTCCCCGCCGGCGCGAGCCTCCGCGGCGGCCGGGTCGTGTGGACCGTCGCGTCCCTCGCGGCGGGCGCCACGCGCACCCTCACGCTGAAGGTGCGCCTCGACGCCGACATCACGGGCCGCCGCTGCAACACCGCGACGGCGAGCACGCCCGGCGTGCGGCGTGCCGCCTCGACCACCTGCACGATGGTCCGGGCGATCCCGCGGACGCTGCTGCCGGCCGTCACCGGCTGA
- a CDS encoding class I SAM-dependent methyltransferase, producing the protein MSTTAAPTHTSEALGERMFGALLGALELACIDVGDRLGLYAALDAGGDQTSGELAARAGIDERYAREWLEQQAVAGIVVVDDATRPARERRFSLPDGHRDALLAPDSLVYATSMARVLAGVMKPIDRLVEAFRTGDGVPYPAFGPACREGIAAFNRPMFVNHLAQDWIPAVPELDALLRSPGVRVADMGCGAGWSSVSLAAGYPGARVDGLDADEASIASARELAAARGLTDRVRFFAQDVSDAVSGDYDLVTIFEALHDMARPVEALRTARGLLRPGGRVLIADERVADAFGAVGDEIERLNYGFSVLHCLPVGREDAHSAATGTVMRASTVDGYARAAGFDGARVLPIENDFWRFYLLSV; encoded by the coding sequence ATGAGCACCACCGCCGCACCCACCCACACCTCCGAGGCGCTCGGCGAGCGCATGTTCGGCGCCCTGCTGGGGGCGCTGGAGCTGGCCTGCATCGACGTCGGCGACCGCCTCGGCCTCTACGCCGCCCTCGACGCGGGCGGCGACCAGACGAGCGGCGAGCTCGCCGCGCGCGCCGGCATCGACGAGCGGTACGCCCGGGAGTGGCTCGAGCAGCAGGCGGTCGCGGGGATCGTCGTCGTCGACGACGCCACCCGGCCCGCGCGGGAGCGCCGGTTCTCGCTCCCCGACGGGCACCGCGACGCGCTGCTCGCCCCCGACTCACTCGTCTACGCGACGTCGATGGCCCGGGTCCTCGCGGGCGTGATGAAGCCGATCGACCGCCTCGTCGAGGCGTTCCGCACCGGCGACGGCGTCCCGTACCCGGCGTTCGGCCCGGCGTGCCGCGAGGGGATCGCGGCGTTCAACCGGCCGATGTTCGTCAACCACCTCGCCCAGGACTGGATCCCCGCGGTTCCCGAGCTCGACGCGCTGCTGCGGTCACCGGGCGTCCGGGTGGCGGACATGGGCTGCGGCGCCGGCTGGTCGAGCGTCAGCCTGGCGGCCGGGTACCCGGGGGCGCGGGTCGACGGGCTCGACGCCGACGAGGCGTCGATCGCGTCGGCGCGGGAGCTCGCCGCGGCCCGCGGCCTGACGGACCGGGTCCGGTTCTTCGCCCAGGACGTCAGCGACGCGGTGTCGGGCGACTACGACCTCGTGACGATCTTCGAGGCCCTGCACGACATGGCGCGTCCCGTGGAGGCGCTCCGCACGGCGCGCGGCCTGCTGCGTCCCGGGGGCCGGGTGCTGATCGCCGACGAGCGCGTCGCCGACGCGTTCGGCGCCGTCGGCGACGAGATCGAGCGCCTGAACTACGGCTTCAGCGTGCTGCACTGCCTCCCCGTCGGGCGGGAGGACGCGCACTCGGCGGCGACGGGGACGGTGATGCGCGCGTCGACGGTCGACGGCTACGCCCGCGCCGCCGGGTTCGACGGGGCGCGGGTGCTGCCGATCGAGAACGACTTCTGGCGGTTCTACCTCCTGAGCGTCTGA